Proteins co-encoded in one Nicotiana sylvestris chromosome 7, ASM39365v2, whole genome shotgun sequence genomic window:
- the LOC138872948 gene encoding uncharacterized protein, translated as MGPTWFDVEFQVIDVPTSYNLLLGRPWIHAAGAVASTLHQAVKFEWNHQEVIIHGDGSNPIYSRQAIPMIGGRRKISGETYHHIERVNAIDKDKWWDNKIESILNWRGYEPEKGLGKNLQGITKPIKLKKHSTTFGLGYEYTWKEFNHWSPPWRRPYHLLEHPIPQLEQIFQPADALYGSEEDEALAVIKNLFLEDDMDCCVIFEEEVEEGPSIQAMNQGEHLANWSIRTTIYLCVSLTFIFYTIYFILHNITITYLDDEPTTVTCNETVRQTDINSEEDEIPEEVVREVKNFKNRPKSNLNETEVINLGNAKNVKETRISVHLSPPEKEEYTEFLKEYEDIFAWSYDDMTGLSTSIVAHRLPTDPACLPVKQKLRKFKPDMSLKIKEEVTKQVKARVLRVVEYPTWLANVVPVPKKDGKVRVCIDYRDLNRASPKDDFPLPNIHILIDNCAKHELQSFVDCWIPPNMDG; from the exons atgggacccACCTGGTTTGATGTCGAGTTCCAAGTCATTGACGTACCAACGTCCTACAATTTGTTGCTAGGACGACCTTGGATCCACGCCGCTGGGGCTGTGGCATCAACTTTGCATCAGgctgtaaaatttgaatggaatcatcaggaagtaatcattcatggtgacggtagcaaccctatatatagtcgccaggCCATCCCGATGATCGGAGGTAGAAGGAAAATCAGTGGAGAAACATACcatcacatcgagcgagtcaacgccatagacaaagacaagtggtgggataacaaaattgagagcATCCTAAATTGGAGGGGGTATGAACCCGAAAAAGGACTTGGCAAAAACCTGCAGGGTATcaccaaacctatcaagctgaagaagcACAGTACCACTTTTGGcctagggtatgagtacacttggaaggagttcaaccactggtcacCCCCATGGCGCAGACCATACCATCTGCTGGAGCACCCTATACCTCAGTTGGAGCAGATTTTTCAGCCAGCCGATGCTTTGTACGGATCAGAGGAAGATGAGGCACTAGCAGTAATAAAGAACCTGTTTCTGGaagatgatatggattgttgtgttatctTTGAAGAGGAAgtggaggaaggcccttccattcaAGCTATGAACCAAGGAGAGCACCTCGCCAATTGGTCAATCAGGACCACCA TTTATCTTTGCGTTTCGCTCACATTTATTTTCTATaccatttactttattttacacaacattactattacatatcttgatgatgaaccaacgactgtgacttgcaacgagacagtGCGACAAACGGATATAAACTCAGAAGAGGATGAGATACCCGAAGAGGTTGTTAGGGAGGTCAAGAATTTCAAGAACAGGCCCAAGTCTAACTTAAACGAAACTGAGGTCATCAATTTAGGGAACGCaaaaaatgtcaaggaaacacgtaTCAGCGTACACTTGTCACcaccagaaaaggaagaatacacagagtttttgaaagaatatgaggatatattcgcttggtcgtatgatgatatgactggtctcagcacatccatcgTGGCTCACAGGCTGCCAACAGATCCAGCATGCCTACCGGtcaaacagaaactcagaaagttcaagccagacatgagtttgaaaatcaaagaagaggtcaccaagcaagtcaaagccagggTTCTCAGAGTAGtggagtatccaacatggttagccaacgttgtgccggtaccgaagaaggatgggaaggttagagtctgtatcgactaccgggatctcaaccgggccagtcctaaGGATGATTTCCctttaccaaatatacacatactgattgataattgcgccaaacatgagctcCAGTCATTCGTCGATTGCTGGATACCACCAaatatggatggatga
- the LOC138872947 gene encoding uncharacterized mitochondrial protein AtMg00860-like, whose translation MGDLRKFFNRLRRYNLKLKPAKCAFGVPAGKLLGFVVSRRGIEFDPSKVKAIQELPPPKNKKDVMSFLGRLNYISRFIAQSTVICEPIFKMLKKDVATKWTDDSQKTFDRIKEYLSTPPVLVPPEPWSPLLLYLAVLDGALVVF comes from the coding sequence ATgggagatttgagaaaattcttcaacagactgaggagatacaacttaaaactgaaaccCGCCAAGTGTGCGTTTGGGGTCCCAGCCGGAAAGTTATTGGGTTTCGTTGTGAGTCGTCGGGGAATAGAATTTgacccgtcaaaggtcaaagccattcaagagttgccaccgccaaagaacaagaaagatgtaATGAGTTTTCTGGGAaggctcaactatatcagccgattcatagctcagtccactgtcatttgtgaacccatcttcaagatgctaaagaaggatgtcgccactaaatggactgatgattcTCAAAAgaccttcgacagaatcaaggaatacttgtcgaCACCGCCAGTCTTGGTTCCACCCGAGCCATGGAGTCCCCTATTGCTTTATCTTGCAGTGTTAGATGGGGCATTGgttgtgttttag